Part of the Xiphophorus couchianus chromosome 2, X_couchianus-1.0, whole genome shotgun sequence genome, ATGCTGTGCAATAAAGCTAATCTAATTTAAATGCtgttatataatttaaaataatgttatgattttattccAGGGACAACAGATTGGGAGACCAACCAAAGAGCGTAACCTTTCAAGCCTGTGTTGCAACCTGACCAGATCAACTTTCTTTttgatttctaaatattttagttgttttttttttaactatttgttTAGTTATAGTTATTTGTGTTAGGAATTTTGATTTGGAATAGACAATAATTTACATATTAAAGCTTGtcattctgattttctttttttacatttagagtaaaaaatacttaaatgaattttatgactaacagatttttgtttatttatagaataaatgcatcagtgtattttttgttttgtttagaaacaataaattgACTATAAGACAGTAATACaatgaattttgtttaattgaaaagtaaaaaagtagcacatttattttggaatttgTATGGCAATACAAATATTGTAtcacaaaagtataaaaatcttttaaagtgtATAGTGTACttcaaataatttgaataaataaaaccaaatagaatcattttattcaagaaaaaaaatgtttggattttgactatttgattaatcacaaaaaaaaggTATTAGGGGAGGTGATGGTGCTTGCATCTGTGTTTATACAAATcagtaaaatgatttaaaataatttgtgacTGTAGTGAAGGTGATCCTTGCGTTTTTGTCTAATTCTCTTTTATTGTTCTGTCAGTTGTAGTTACCAGTACGACCTCTAATTAATAATGCacaatcatatatatatatgattgtACGATCATATGCACAATCATATGACTGtatgcacatatatatataattattaataataatattatatatagttgttgttaataataattaacattaattttattgattttattattataataataatttattaaatttatttttatattttttacaaaagtacAGTAAGGCACAAGCTACGTCATTGAAGCCGTTACTGGGCGACGTGAAGACAAACGGGGCGGGACCACGGACGGGACAGGGTGCGCTTACAAGAAGCCGGAAGTAGGCCGAACGATCACAAACATTTTAGCTTCGTTTTAGATCACAGtactgacaaaaacagaaatattagtCTGAGAGTTCAAAATGGGAACAACGGCAAGTCAGTTGCCAAAGGAGTCGCTTTCAGAATACCAGGTAAATGATTAGTTACTTctagaaaagtttgttttaaactcgTGAAAAAGCGAGAAGAAGCGTAACAGCTAGGCcagatgttttgaaatgtgaaaaaggggCAACTACCTCAGATAAAATAGTTTGCATTACTAGAGtagttgtttatttgttttaaacctcAACTGGCGTTTATTTTCTCCACCTGTTGTAAGCTTCCTGTGGCAATATTACTATGGCTCACCAAAGGACTTAGAAACTTGAGGAGGgactatttttctttctttttattattattaatctttCAATCAAATTTTAGGAGCTGACCTTTCTGACAAAACAGGAAATTCTCCTGTAAGTGACAATTTTTTATGCAAGTTAAGGTAATTTAAAACTACGAAAGTTTCCGACACATGATTAagttgttggtgttttttcatATATTAGTGCGCACAGGAGATTCACAGAACTACTAGAGGGAGATGAAAGAAACCACCCAAACCCCAGAGTACCAATGGACGTCATCCTTACTCTAACAGAGCTGAAGGTCACTATCATTATTATATTACCATGTATAATAATGTTTAACCTTTTTAGTTCTTGTTTACATGCTGTTAGATTGTATAATAAATGTGCACTATATAGGAAGATACAAGCAATGACCTTTGAACTTGCTCTTGTAACAGTCCAACCCTTTCAAGAAAAGAATCTGCCAAGTATTCTCCACATCTGAAAATAGAGATGGAAGCCTGACGTTCGAAGATTTCCTGGATCTTTTGAGTGCCTTCAGTGACTCTGCCACTCTTGAAATCAAATCCCATTATGCTTTCCGtatatttggtaaataaaatagattgaGCTGGTTAACTTTATATAAGCAGACAGCAGtgtttgtattaaataatatacataattatgtatttttagaCTTTGATGATGATGGAACTCTTGATTATGGTGATCTGGAGAAGTTGGTTAACTGCTTGACCGGTGAGACAGCGGACACAAGACTGAGCAGTGAAGAAATGAGACAGCTCATAAGCAACGTGAGTTCACTTCTCTTTGGGGGTATGATAAGGAAATCTGGGGCACTAAAACATGTTTCTCTAAGTTGGTACACTGAGGCATCATTGGatttgcttttcatttagaTCCTTGACGAGTCTGACATCGATAAGGATGGGACAGTGAACTTATCCGAGTTTCAGCATGTCATTTCAAGATCTCCAGACTTTGTcaggtttgtcttatttcatttgCCTCGCAAATGTTCATTATTCACTCATTATTGTTATTCACGcctaatatttaatttccccaCAGCTCTTTCAAGATTGTGTTGTGAAGACTATGCAGTGGAAATGTATCCGtctttaattttcatttcattgtttcattttaagcaaAACCAATTTTAGTCACTTTccttaaattatatttacatctgacttttttttttttatcactttaacagttttatgaatgaaaaaaatgtatcctttttttgttgcttttcttgaataaaatgttttaaactgtcTGTTCCCCAAAGTGTctttaaatgtgaacaaaaattacaaaacatattttaatcataaatgttaaagtatttgttgatgttgatgtttcCTAGCATGTAGTCCAAAGTTCATTGCCGGTGCTCACAGGAGGTAATTCTGGGACATTTTTCAATCCAAGTACTTCCTTCTTGACAGCTGTAGTAAAAGTGTTCCATGACCCACAAACCACATCAACGACATGCAGGTTCTTATTCCTGAAAAACTCCACACACTGAGGCTCGTCTAAACTGGAAGTTGTTTGGTGTCC contains:
- the cib1 gene encoding calcium and integrin-binding protein 1 translates to MGTTASQLPKESLSEYQELTFLTKQEILLAHRRFTELLEGDERNHPNPRVPMDVILTLTELKSNPFKKRICQVFSTSENRDGSLTFEDFLDLLSAFSDSATLEIKSHYAFRIFDFDDDGTLDYGDLEKLVNCLTGETADTRLSSEEMRQLISNILDESDIDKDGTVNLSEFQHVISRSPDFVSSFKIVL